The genomic DNA CAACACAAATTCGAAAACACACCCAAGCAATGGCCGTTTTAATATACAACCATAAGAGCATTGACAATGTCTAAAGTTTGGCTAGAATTTTAACTTTTGACTATACCATCAACTTTTAGCTAGTGAGTCCACATTAGACTAGCCAtcttaaagtgaaaataatgatatcatattatatattttaataatatttgaataatttttttttaataaaccacatGGCACTACGTGGTGGTGCCGCATAAAGAGGGTCATCTGAGCGGTAAGTTTCAGATGGCCCAGTAGTAGTACTCAAAAgatatattcaataaattataataactacAAATCTGTATTCAGTCAAAGTGTCCATGGTATTCTAATATACTGTCACTGAATGTGGAATCCAAATACTACATGCACTATCTTGGCAAACCACATTCAAGCTTTAGCATAAGAATGGAGTGTTTGACGTCTTCCCTCATGGTATAGAATACACTTTCATTCAAATCTAGGATTTAGGAgcaaaaggcaaaagaaaaatgCCAAAGGAAATACAATTGATCCTCGTGAGTTTgagaaaggaataaaaaaatgcaaacacGTCCAGCACGAATTGAGGCAGTCCAGCAGTGTGTCAGCAGCGGCAATACTTTCAAAATAAACTACAATATCAGAGGTGGAAAATAAGGATCTTAAAGTTTATTCAAAATGAaagattaattgaaaaaaaaaatacgaacaTGATATAATGACAACCCAAAAATGCAGAGAGTCACCCTTGAGATGCAGTCTCCAATACAAAGTACGAATGTTCTAATGAGTAACTTCAAAACTAAGCCCATATGAACAAGACATATTTGAAACAAATGGAGGGACTATTCTACAAAATGCAACAGGCTAGCTCGAATTAGAAACAACCACAAAATCAGACTTGATGATAGAACCCGGGAGCAAAACCCTGTTCATCTTGTGATCCTTGAAAATAAGGTAACCACAAACTCACAGATAAGAACTCAATCCGTCCCAAAAGCATTCGAAATGGAACGAATCACAAAAAGCTCAATCCTCAAAAATCCAACACAGCTAATCCATTGCAACTTCACACGGTGAAAGTATACAGACTAATAGAATGAActaagagaaaaatagagggatTACAATGGATCGGATGGTGCTGACAGAGGAGGGATCGGAGACGCGGCCATTGGAAACGATGTCGAGTAGGAGGGACTTGACGAGCTTCCATTCCAGAAGGAAGTACTTCTGGAGAACCATCTCCTTGGAATCGTGCTCGTCGTCTTCTATGTCGTACACCACCATTTCCATATCCGGCTTCTCCTCCGCCGTGCTCGCCATTCTACACGGAGATAGAGACAGAGAGAACGACTCGTCGTCCAGAGACAAGAAAAGGAGAGAGTTGTGTGTGAGAGCGCGAGAGCGAAAGGGCTTCAGTTCCCAACTCCCCCGCCTGCTGCGTCACTCTCGAGATCCGAGTAATATcgttcattttcaaatttcaattaatactaaaatttcaattcataatttttttttatatatatttaacttttatctcatttttgttttaattgataaatataacatcttttattattcttacattatcttttagttttttaaaaattaacttaacaattaataaaaaaaataaaacatcattcatTAAAAAGTGTGCACAACTAGTCAGCCACCGCGTGACCGCTagttcctcttttttttttttcttcaaaatattttttaatcatctttaaacatttaaaaaaatgtacaaattcactaataataatttttaaaatatctaaaaataataattaaaatgcaCTAACAGTCAAACCAGGGgacaaactaatttttcttaatattagtCGTTTAGacttttgtataatatatactgtatctattttttttttttaaataaataaagatatataatggtgcagttcttctatatacagtcggTAGATACAACCGGCGTGCAGTTGtctagattttaaataaattcttcatCTCTCATCagcttggtctctctctcatcaagtgtcTCTATATCAATTACATTTATATACCGTTTGCACCAGACACTTACAACTAGCGTTTTTTGTAATGTTGAGgttacttaacaaaaaaaagtatataatggTGAGGTTGATGGGCTGCTTCGGTAGCCTGTACGGGCTGTTGTCGTGTGGGCCACATGTTAGACAGCCACGAGATGGAAGACCGACCCATTGATTAAGGCCTGCTATTTTAATATTGTGGACATCTTTaatttttgctttgaaaaatcttaatcggattcaaaataaaataattaattgatttattgAATCGAgcgatttttaatttttaaaatcaaacgATTCAGGATAAATCTGAATAAGATTGTTTCATTTTTCCATTTGTTCCTTTGAGCCTTCACTTTTTACCCCTTTAGAGCGTTGGCAAATCATTGTCtagtctaaaatttagctaaaagttaaaattttggttaaagttaaagttattgaagatattaatctatattagactattcatcataaagtcaaaataataatataatattatatattttaataataatttttttaataattttattatattttataaatatactccatatattaattaataattcaatttttacttaaaattattgttttccaactaatttttttctcaacctaattatccagcAAGTACAATTTTTCAACCCTTTTCATACCCAACaatcacatatataatttttgcatTAACAATCACATATACAATTACAATGGGATGTTATCTTGCTGATAGTATATATCCTTCGTTGGCGACATTAGTGAAAACAATTCTTGCTctacaagaaaataagaaaaaatattttgttgtttgCCAGAAGTCTTAGGGAAAGATGTGGAGCATGCCTTTAGAGTTCTCCAAGATAGATTTGCAATTGTGCGTTGATCTGCTAGGTATTTTCAGCCTAAATTTCTAAAAGACattatgtatgcatgcattatCCTGCACAATATGATCGTCGAAGTGAGCGTCATTTATATCTCGGGGCTGAGCAGTTCATTTACAAACAATTGAATGATACTCCAAATTAGCCAATTTCATGTGATaatatcaatgttttgaataccgtaccggacgtcgtaccggtcaaggcagtggaacgaaatatttcggtaccggtaccgattCGGGAtatcgtttcgggatagtcgatatataaataaattatatatataaatatatataaattatattccaaaataatagtctatatataaataaattatatataaatacatatatataaattataaatagtctagtctgaattgtgagttaaaaaataagcttgtagtttgaaaaaaaaaacacaggcctaaatataggccggtacaggccgaaattgaggccggtatttaggccggtacgaaacgggtatagtacctgtaccgacCGGACGACCGGTACGAAAAATATCAGTCGTACTGGTCGCTACGGTACGAAATCCAAAACACTGGATAATATACCTGAATTTGTGAAGTTCATTATGCAACATCATCATTTTAGAGACAGAAGGACTCATAATCAACTCTAGGCTGACCTTATCGAGCATTTATGGAGTATACATGGCCGTTCATAATTTCTTAGCGATTATGTGGAAAGACTTCTTAGTTGATGTAGTACTTCTATGATTTGTTTAAGAGAAAAGCTTGAGGTCGAATGGGTTTAAAATCACTTTTCACACCAGCCAATGCTAATGTGCCACATAGGTACTCCTGGAAAACACAGTATGAACCCACGTCCACCCAATCCCCCTTTGCTTCCTCcaaatctctctccctcccccatcATCTACACTTAAgtgcaaaagagaaaaaaaaaaaaaaaaccatctttCTCTCCCTTGACTCCAGACCACGAATCATAGGTCGAAGCTCCATTTTCTTCGCCATTGGAGCCGGCCCTTTTTCATTCTGGTAAGAGCAGGGGCGATATGTTAAATCATCAAAACCAACACAGCAAACTTCCGCGAGTTAGTGTAACGACTCACCGGAAAACCCAGTACAAAAAAAGGACTACAATAAGAAACCAAGAATTACCAGAAAAGAAGAGCTGAAAACTGCTTCGTCCAACAAGCTAGTGGCGAAGAAAATGGAGCTCCGACCTATGATTCGTGGTCTGGAGTTAAGGGAGAGAAAGggagtttttttctcttttggacTTAAGTGCAGATGATGGGGAGGGAAAGAGATTCGGAGGAAACAAAGAGGGATCGGGTGGATGCGGGTTCATACCGTGTTTTCCTGGAACACCTATGAGGCACATTAGCATTGGCTGATTGGCTGGTATGAAAAGTGATTTTAAACCCCTATGGCCCcaagtttctctctttttaaaatgtGGTAATTTGTAGTACTTCTATTATTCaacatttccatttttattgttaaaacgacattaatatttgttataacATTAATGTATCTGAAATTCACATTAGTCTGAAAAATCTGATTAAAAGTACTATATTGTGCATAGCCTTGTTTATTATTAATGTAGCCTTGTTTACTAATGGACATAACATAGCCTTGTTTCCACAAAAAAACATTTCCTGGAAAATCTGGACATAATATAGccttatttactaatgaaagttttaaaaagaacTTAATCAAACCATGACTTCTATTGTGGAGTAATCTGTCCAAGATAAAAACAACCTATAGCACACACATTAAGAACGATATCTGTCCATTatcaataatttcaaaatacaaCACTTTC from Juglans microcarpa x Juglans regia isolate MS1-56 unplaced genomic scaffold, Jm3101_v1.0 JmScfU0045, whole genome shotgun sequence includes the following:
- the LOC121245509 gene encoding tubulin-folding cofactor D-like — its product is MASTAEEKPDMEMVVYDIEDDEHDSKEMVLQKYFLLEWKLVKSLLLDIVSNGRVSDPSSVSTIRSIFILKVLPLLTHCWTASIRAGRVCIFLFLSQTHEDQLYFLWHFSFAFCS